A region of the Arachis hypogaea cultivar Tifrunner chromosome 15, arahy.Tifrunner.gnm2.J5K5, whole genome shotgun sequence genome:
TCTCTCTTTTTCCACGAAAATCACATTTCATTCAAAGTTTCGCACCTAACTTCTAAGAAGGTTGCTAGGAACCCAGGAAATAGTCACACCCATTATATGACAGGGGTCTCACCGAGTCTCTCCGAATTCATTTGAATATTTCATGTTTCACACTTCATAGTTAATAGGAAGcagattattgttgttgttatttagTGAGCAGAAGTTGGTTCGTTGGAGAAGTTTGAGGAAGATGATGGAGAGCTACCTAAAAGAGAATTTTGATGTGAAGCCTAAGAATTCATCTGAAGAAGCACTTGAGAGATGGAGGAAGCTATGTGGGATGGTCAAGAACCCCAAAAGAAGGTTCCGTTTCACTGCAAATCTCTCCAAGAGACAAGAAGCAGATGCCATGCGTCTTGGCAACAAGGTATCTTTTCATGTTTTTTGATGTTCACTGTTTTTAATGATACTAAGaagccatttatgtttctgcttTCCCATATTATAAACAATATGAAGACTTATTGTTCTCTCTATATTGCAGGAGAAGCTGAAGGTGGCAGTTTTGGTTTCCAAAGCAGCATTTCAATTTATCCAAGGTAAGGATTTTCATCAGCATTATACTGAATGGTGAACGAGTTCAAGATTCAATGTATTTAGTATTTACTCATGATGACATCCTCAGGTGCACAAGTGAAACCAAGTGATGAAAAAGTACCCGAGGAAGTTAAAGCAGCAGGTTTTGAAATCAGTGGTGATGAATTGGGGACTATTGTTGAAGGCCATGATGTGAAGAAGCTGAAATCTCATGGTGGGGTTGATGGCGTTGCAGAGAAGCTTTCTACATCAACCAGCAAGGGGCTTAGCAGTGATCCCGATTCACTGAGCAAGAGACAAGACATATATGGGATCAACAAATTCGCCGAAAGCGAAGCCAAGAGTTTCTGGGTTTTTGTTTGGGAAGCCCTTCAAGACATGACTCTGATGATACTTGGAGTGTGTGCTTTTGTGTCTCTGATAGTTGGCATTGCAACAGAAGGTTGGCCAAAGGGAGCGCATGACGGTCTTGGCATTGTTGCCAGCATACTACTGGTTGTGTTTGTGACAGCAACCAGTGATTACAGGCAGTCATTGCAATTCAAAGATTTggacaaggagaagaagaagatttcaGTTCAGGTAACAAGAGACGGTTGCAGGCAGAAGATGTCAATATATGAATTACTTGCTGGTGATATTGTGCATCTTTCAATTGGTGATCAAGTACCTGCTGATGGACTATTTCTCTCTGGATTCTCTGTGTTGATTGATGAATCAAGCTTGACAGGGGAGAGTGAACCGGTTATGGTGAACTCTGAGTATCCATTTCTTCTTTCTGGAACCAAGGTTCAAGATGGATCTTGCAAGATGTTGGTTACCACTGTGGGAATGAGGACTCAATGGGGAAAGTTGATGGCAACTCTGAGTGAAGGTGGAGATGATGAAACTCCATTACAGGTTAAATTGAATGGAGTTGCAACCATTATTGGCAAGATAGGCCTCTTCTTCGCCGTGGTTACATTCGCGGTTCTTGTGCAAGGACTAGTGAGCCGTAAGCTCCAAGAAGGGAGAATATGGAGCTGGAATGGAGATGATGCTTTGGAGATGCTGGAATTCTTCGCTGTCGCGGTTACCATAGTAGTTGTTGCTGTCCCAGAAGGGCTGCCACTGGCTGTGACATTGAGCCTTGCCTTCGccatgaagaagatgatgaatgatAAGGCCCTTGTGAGGCATTTGGCCGCGTGCGAAACCATGGGATCTGCCACAACTATATGCAGTGACAAGACTGGAACTCTAACAACTAATCACATGACTgttgtgaaaacatgcatttgtATGAACACCAATGAAGTGAGTAACAATAAGGCTTCTGATTTGTGTTCTGAGCTTCCTGATTCTTCCATGAAACTGCTCCTTCAGTCAATATTCAACAACACTGGAGGAGAGGTTGTGGTTAACAAACATGGGAAGCGAGAGATCTTAGGGACACCAACAGAGACTGCAATCTTGGAGTTTGGCTTGTCACTTGGTGGAGATTTTCAAGCAGAGAAACAAGAATGCAATGTTGTTAAAGTTGAG
Encoded here:
- the LOC112748315 gene encoding calcium-transporting ATPase 2, plasma membrane-type, whose amino-acid sequence is MMESYLKENFDVKPKNSSEEALERWRKLCGMVKNPKRRFRFTANLSKRQEADAMRLGNKEKLKVAVLVSKAAFQFIQGAQVKPSDEKVPEEVKAAGFEISGDELGTIVEGHDVKKLKSHGGVDGVAEKLSTSTSKGLSSDPDSLSKRQDIYGINKFAESEAKSFWVFVWEALQDMTLMILGVCAFVSLIVGIATEGWPKGAHDGLGIVASILLVVFVTATSDYRQSLQFKDLDKEKKKISVQVTRDGCRQKMSIYELLAGDIVHLSIGDQVPADGLFLSGFSVLIDESSLTGESEPVMVNSEYPFLLSGTKVQDGSCKMLVTTVGMRTQWGKLMATLSEGGDDETPLQVKLNGVATIIGKIGLFFAVVTFAVLVQGLVSRKLQEGRIWSWNGDDALEMLEFFAVAVTIVVVAVPEGLPLAVTLSLAFAMKKMMNDKALVRHLAACETMGSATTICSDKTGTLTTNHMTVVKTCICMNTNEVSNNKASDLCSELPDSSMKLLLQSIFNNTGGEVVVNKHGKREILGTPTETAILEFGLSLGGDFQAEKQECNVVKVEPFNSTKKKMSLVVELPGGGLRAHCKGASEIILASCDKVLNSAGEVVLLNEESSNHLKATIDQFANEALRTLCLAYKELDNGFSSEDPIPDSGYTCIGIVGIKDPVRPGVKESVAVCRSAGITVRMVTGDNINTAKAIARECGILTDDGIAIEGPEFREKSEEELLKLIPKIQVMARSSPLDKHTLVKHLRNTFGEVVAVTGDGTNDAPALHEADIGLAMGIAGTEVAKESADVIILDDNFSTIVTVAKWGRSVYINIQKFVQFQLTVNVVALIVNFTSACVTGSAPLTAVQLLWVNMIMDTLGALALATEPPNDDLMKRLPVGRKGNFISNVMWRNILGQSLYQFMVIWFLQSRGKSIFSLDGPDSDLVLNTLIFNTFVFCQVFNEINSREMEEIDVFKGILNNHVFVGVLTATVFFQIIIVEYLGTFANTTPLTLVQWFFSLLVGFLGMPIAARLKKIRV